Proteins from a genomic interval of Macrobrachium nipponense isolate FS-2020 chromosome 28, ASM1510439v2, whole genome shotgun sequence:
- the LOC135201217 gene encoding uncharacterized protein LOC135201217, producing MYIDTVSIAGGGNGIGGGGYGGGGNGGTTGYGRGGYSGGGGGGRGHPVVIVHQTKGGGGGGYGSGGGGYGGGGGGGHGGKGAGKAAALCTACSILAPIALLGSLLPLLGFGFVTVMTTTTGGKRRRRDISSDVVNEKLKEFSQVQEYVQENLDLEADMNLQEDIISKYLSCSGMMDDENHCLEHLACSLSDVTYSHVSTERAAISVIMHTIMENHRIDDGIKERLLEASQVGLHHPGTCQRYTCNTRALSSSYSSPLQVQFSPTNLPPRTYFHENVTYGHQAHVPAEASEHGDVPAKNNTPDALHGQLNTQDDIMSHFEKERRHDRLQGSNKVFPRGGSVGKHESYFHSSRSATPVKSRPKTSAKGVSVA from the exons ATGTACATAGATACAG TGTCCATAGCTGGTGGCGGTAACGGCATTGGAGGAGGTGGCTACGGCGGAGGTGGCAACGGTGGTACCACAGGCTACGGCCGAGGTGGCTACAGtggtgggggaggtgggggtaGAGGCCATCCAGTGGTGATTGTGCACCAGACcaagggtggtggtggtgggggataCGGCAGTGGTGGGGGCGGCtacggaggagggggaggaggaggacacgGCGGCAAAGGAGCGGGAAAAGCAGCCGCCCTTTGCACAGCCTGCTCCATATTGGCTCCTATCGCGCTCCTAGGCTCCCTATTACCTCTGCTGGGCTTTGG CTTTGTTACTGTGATGACGACAACGACGGGAGGGAAAAGGAGGAGAAGAGACATCAGCTCCGATGTAGTCAATGAGAAACTCAAGGAATTCTCTCAGGTACAGGAGTACGTTCAGGAAAATCTCGACCTTGAAGCCGATATGAATCTGCAg GAGGACATAATATCCAAGTACCTGAGTTGTTCCGGCATGATGGATGACGAAAATCATTGCCTGGAGCACCTGGCGTGTTCCCTTAGTGACGTCACGTACAGCCACGTCTCTACAGAGAGGGCTGCTATCAGCGT AATCATGCACACCATCATGGAAAACCATCGAATTGATGACGGGATAAAAGAGCGTCTTCTAGAAGCCTCCCAGGTAGGCCTACACCATCCGGGCACCTGTCAGCGGTACACCTGCAACACAAGAGCTCTGTCTTCCTCTTACTCCAGCCCGCTGCAGGTACAGTTCTCTCCAACGAACCTTCCACCTCGAACCTATTTTCACGAAAACGTTACCTACGGTCATCAGGCTCATGTCCCTGCAGAAGCGAGTGAACACGGAGATGTACCCGCGAAAAACAATACCCCCGATGCCCTCCACGGACAATTGAATACCCAGGACGACATTATGTCCCACTTCGAGAAGGAACGTCGCCACGATCGCTTACAGGGAAGTAATAAAGTCTTTCCCCGCGGCGGCAGCGTTGGTAAGCACGAGAGTTATTTCCACTCCTCCAGGAGTGCCACGCCCGTCAAGTCCCGACCGAAGACCTCTGCGAAGGGCGTGTCGGTTGCATAA